A DNA window from Thiopseudomonas alkaliphila contains the following coding sequences:
- a CDS encoding metal-sensing transcriptional repressor: MSSDLRAAQQQALVKRLARVEGQIRGIQAMVLREENCEAIAQQFSAARRALDKAYQEMLACLLEEAVLNPELDKSDTLLEVRKIFTKYT; the protein is encoded by the coding sequence ATGAGTAGTGATTTGCGTGCTGCCCAGCAGCAAGCGTTAGTTAAGCGTTTAGCACGAGTAGAGGGACAAATTCGGGGTATTCAAGCGATGGTCTTGCGCGAAGAAAATTGTGAAGCCATTGCCCAACAATTTAGTGCGGCACGCCGCGCGTTAGACAAAGCCTATCAAGAAATGCTGGCCTGCCTGTTAGAAGAGGCAGTGTTAAATCCTGAACTAGATAAAAGCGACACCTTGCTTGAGGTGCGCAAAATCTTTACCAAGTACACCTAA